GACAGTATGCAAATACGGGCGTATTTAAAGGCGATTGTTTTTTGCTACCTGAACACAAGAAACaggttatatattttaaatgttatctTCATGATCCACATTTCTAAGTGTCTTATCTTAAtgacttaaaatttaatcttgagATATAGCGAAAGCGAAAATTTAttagcaattataaaaattatcgaaatcAAAGATTCAAAtctaaattattgattttaacttaataatattttaatcgtttaatattaaatagcttgtaatagtataaatttgtcaaatacGAGAGAAAGTTAAAAGCAGAGGAACTTTTTCGATCAAGTTTTTTAAAGtgaattatatgataatacatTGCAATGTAAATCATTTCGACTATCATTTTACTTAAATGTCTTTGACTTTGACTTACCCTTGAAATGACGCAAAAAATTGcgttaaaatacatttttagtaCAATTTTAGTATGCACTTTGAGGTCTCTTATATCTGTACATTATGTTATCATATGTGAATTATGCATGCTTAGATAAAACTGTACTTTAAAAGATAtgcggaaaaaaaatgtgtattattatCAACTTCACAAACGCGAAATAACACACACAATGAGAAATGCTAGtttttcactaaaaaaaaattattcgcgaGAAATATTGGTTGTCTTATATaagtttgttttcttttatataagaCTCATGTGcgcatattttattgttggaaatattttatcattttaagtcataaaacttttttattgtgCACATTTTCTTTGTGAGTAATTTCTGGATATAAGATTCGGAAAAACTGAATATACAAACGTGGCGTTAAATGCCACGTTTTGGAGAAATTTATCTGTCATCATTATTCAACGTGAGAAACTGtctttttctgcatttttgtaaataaaactttcttcataactttttctaaaattcgCAATTTTCCGCATTTGTATTCCTTTTCATGTCAACACTTCATTCTACGCTTTCTCAACCGAGAAAGAAGGAAAGTATGTTTACAACTTTATACTCGCGAAGGATATTCTTTCACGAAATGATTTTGGCAAATAAACCGccagcaaaaattaaataaaaacaaagacGATTTATGTCGCAAATTTGAGCACTGGAAAACATTAGAGTGTATTCGCAGGTGTGATTCGGCGAAAACTGTCGTGTATCAAAATCGCTACGGAGATATCAATAGAGAGctcgatatttctttttctttccaatCGCCGCTAAAATATTCACGCTTTCTTACGCCTGAAAACCCGTCACCAACACTTCGCACATATATTTGTGTACTCACCGTACTCGATGTAAATCCCAAATTGTCGTGTGACATCTTTGTAGGATGAACCACTAGATACCGGTCGAGTCGCTGACTTCAATCCTCGTGTGCGATAGCGTAACAGAAATCAAAGGCGATGTATCGAGTTGAGGATAAGAAGCGAAAGAAGAGAGGAATAAAGCAAGGGGTTGGTCAGACAACCACAAACGGGCAGAAGAAAGACTGAAAGGAAGCAAAGATGCAATCGAATATGTGAGATGCTTTAATCTCCAAAGATCCGTTACATTATATGTCGCGACAGGTACGACCGCCGCAAGTCGACTGATCTGACTTAGCGcgaagtattatttatatagcaTCATGGCATGTGCGACTCGCGCTCACGGTACCGTTTCGTACGTGTATCATTTCGGCGGAGCACCGGCGAGAGAGGCCAAACAAATTTGTATTCGTGCACAACCGGCCGATTGACACGACGATGCTAGTTCAAGTGGCGCGTCTCGAGGGTGCAACACGTCCTGTTTCGTCGTTGACATTTTGGATCCCGCGTCGATATTATCGGCGCACAGCCGAAAACGAGCGTACAAGTTGCCGATTCAAGGGGCTGAGTGACTCTACACCGGGAATTTATTCGTATGTATGTGACGTAAACGAAGGTAAATCCTTATACGGGACAAGTACGTGCAGCACACTTATGCGAGTAAGTAAATATAAGTATTCATAATACTTTTCTGCGTTTGTGCGTGCTCGATAAATTTGATTGTAGCGCAGTAGTTGCGATTTTTACGATCCTATATGatacaataatgataatttgttaattattatataattattgataatttattaagcaGACAAAAAGCGGCTAAGTGCGCTTTCTGTATTTTAGCGCCATCATTTGTACTtgttatatattcaaaattttttttaaattgattttttctttgggatgatttttcaatgtaaaaatacaaaggCGACATACAAGAAACATTGGTATTGTGATTATTAATCCTTGGGCTTATTTCATCATTAAACAAGAGCTTAGTAAAGACATTTGCGAAATCCCGAAGGCTTAAAGGATATTTCTATTGCAATGATAAAGATATCTAGATTGTTTCAAGATGTTGGTAATAAACACTTTTTCCTCAAGTAAACGGATTGCGTCGGATTTAAACTTCCATTAAATTTGACAGATATCATGTCTCTCGACTTTTTCAGATGATCATTAATTAAGAtgaaatttttacttcaatCAAAACTCTCTTCTATTTATCTCGTAAACATTGCAAATATACATACACGCTtcataaatcaatatatttcactcctttcttttcaaatgtccagcagatatttaaatattatttgacttGCGTAACATTATAAGATCAGTCTCGCATTGACATAACACACTTAAGTATTTATCTGTACtactttcaaaaaattcttcgcaagatatctttttttaccgtatacttttaatttatttactattaaaatgagatattttacaaaaataaatcaataatccgtaaatatacaaataaatgtatgtattaattaatacatcatCAACACGTTTAGCATGCtgcaattttgtaaaaaatattttacaacaaatattatttcgttcaCATAGCGATAAATCACGATGACATTGATGGTTTCCGTTcccaataaatattgatacaatcgtaatttttatctttccgTTGACACtctttaatgatattaacaaaaattaattacagttttcttttacgaaattaatcttttgttcacattaatttaataactgcTTCTAGTTTACTAATAGAAAGTACAAGAagtttaatcttaattttccAGAACAAAATTCTggattatttttccaaatagaagcaatcaaaaaataaaaaattttgaaccaAATTCCGCGATAAATCATAATACGTCACTTTGACTGATTGATATTCAGACTCatgatataaaatcttgaaaaacaCGTATGGTCGTCTGACTGCCGACTAAAACGTGACTTGACTGCAATAATGGGCATTTAACTTTTTCCTTCTCCACGTTTCTATACGCAGTGTATCTATATatgtgaaaagaaaataaagtatatttttttctgaaaatattactCGTACTTTTCAGCTCATAAGATAAATCGAAGAAAGATTAATTGAAAAGATAATCTTTAATCAAAGAGCAATGATAAGTCAACATTTACTTTGCGTTGCAAATATGGAATAACAAACATTCCGGAGCGTATGACGAATACTTTGTAGTACGAATTAAATcaacaaaataacatttctgATAAAATGATACGAGTGCGGGAAAAGAGttcattgatttttaaaaactgcaTTCTTACATGTTTTTCCAAGTAAAACATGGGAGCTACAATCGCCTTTATTTCTGAAAACGGATGAATCAATCAACATTGACGAGTGTTCTAAGAAATGTTTGCGCAgacattgaaattaaataaatcactttttgaTGCAAAAGTGGTAGAAACGATATTTTTGGCATTACATGAAGATCTGCATCGATAAAACGGGATTTATTCGACAAAGATGATAACTCTTCGTAGAGAGAGAACGACTGCGCGACCATGAATTTCGTGTGGGAGTAGTGTGAGGTCGACGAATCTGGTTGAATCACGGTCGTCCTTAGTCCTCGCGGTTTACCTTCCAGTCGAGTGTTGCACGAAAGTATATGTGCATGAATGATTATCGCATAAATTAAGAATCGCACATCACTCACCGGAACGTCGCGTATCTCGAGccatttatctttatttgatCTACGAGTGCATTAAGACAAATACTTGTGCCGATTCGGCCACAAAACAAAAAACgagcattttataaaaatcttaaagcgATTCTTTATTTGTTATACGTGCGTGCAAGGAGTGGCATAGcaaatatatgtttcattgaaatgagatttttaattGAGCTCGTAGATTAATACGTTTTTGAATAATGAACTTTCACAAACCATTTATAACAGGACGTTATTCCATACACATTTGCATGAAAAGATTTAAAGGATAAATgcgtaattaataaagaaatgctGGCCTCAATcgtattttttagaatataatttataataaaacatgtcATGGTCAAACCGCtcatttttgcatataaatcatatattgaaaaaaatattagatttttttctaaaatagcaatacatcataaaatatatatgaagtttacaaaatcaaaaatatttggtATTATGACGATATATATagtttgtttgtttttttcttgaatttccagctataaaacaaaattattagcgTGTAATTCAGAAAATAACAGAATATTCAAAAATCAATGTTGCGTTGCACAAAAATTGCTCTAGAAAGAAAGCATTATTTGAGTAATCGAaacttctaataattttttggcaCACGTTTAATAACCAATTTCGTTAATTGATTAATCGGTTGGATagttaatatgaaaaaatctagaaaatgCAAACATAATCTCTTTATATTGAATCTCAAAACAAGATAtgggaatatataaaatatataaaaaaaaaaaggaaaaaaagaatataaaacttGATGCAATTTAAGTCCTTtgcaaaagaattaaaagcaCATTTTTCCGCAACTGTACGTGATTCCTATGCCTGTATACAAGTGACTTACAATCTGTTCAATTTTGAATTCACATAACTTCTCGTCTTATCAATTATCGATGGTGGAAGCGTTGCATGCAAAACACGCTCTCCATCTGTATGCTCCATGCTCCTTAACTCGTGATTTACAAAGGGCGTAATATCGCGCactagatatataatatttcatgtattttacaaaataataaagatctCAACAATAGCACTCGAAGTGTCATCCCAATTGGACACAAAAATTGAAGGCATTGAACGTAAAAGTAGGGTCGATCGTTTCTGTTTCGCAACTGTTTATTTCCTGTACAAAGAATTGCGCCTTAGCAATTAGACTTTTATTCGTAAGCTATATCTCCAATTATTACATGCCACATGTAGTAAATGCAACATTGTACAGATAAGAAAGTGTAGTAATTTACagaagttttttttcaaagatatatcaatatatcatTCGATAATTATAGCTGTAAAGTGGATTAATTATCTTCAAGGATGATTCAAGTCCCCCTATATTTAGCACGCGTCAGTGCCATGCCAGACTTAAATTCTATATAGAAACATTAATCTACTTTTATTCCAGTGTCTTCAATTCTTGGCAATAAGCTCCccttccctctttctctctctctctttctctctctttccttccgCTGTTTCGCGCGCATATAGAcatgtgtatacatatatttatgcatgtgtatataatgtgtgtatacatatgtatatcttctcttaaatatttaacaaattccTTTCTCTTTTACCTAGATTATACGTAAAGTTTAGGTAAGATTCcttctgaaaatatttaatgggTTCGCAGATACGCTATAGCCGGCTATATGTCTATACTTCGTGTTAATAGACACAGTCGAAGTATTTCTCTCACTGCCAAGTGTATGTTTAATATGACTGTGACGTGGGATAGGAATCGATAATCGCAAAATATAGACAATCGAGTTTAAATCGGTATTATGTTAGGATCCTCGATATCTCTTCTCCGATTCCCGACAGTAATGAATTATTGTCACCTTTACCTTCAATCACTAGATTTCCCGTCGCTCTCTGTAACATAAAAAGCCATCGAAGCATGATATTGCTGATCTTACAAAGAAATTCGGTCTTTAAAGTCAAACGTAAacttaattttagatttattcttaacgtatgttatatatatataaatatttacattttttaatcatagccattaaataatttactgcTAGAGAAAAGCAATATGATCTAACTTacgttatattttaacaaaaggcACACATGATGTCCCTTCAAAGAGTGTCCGTATAAAGATGCAGTGTCGTCAATCTGTTCCACAAGCGTGAGATTGCATTTGCGGCAAATAACACGCAGAACCGCATCGAAGTCCTGAGAAggcattatttcttttctaatcTTAGATACTAATTGACCGCTTTTGAGAAGTTCCGTGAGTATATCCTTATGGGACAAATGTCCAACCATGAACTTGCTGCATGACAAGTGCACGGTGAAATCGAGCTTCTCTTGCTGCGTGCCCTCTTTACCTTCAAACATGTATGTCAATGTACCTCTAAGTCTCTGAGCAAACGTTACGTCCGAGACTAGAATTGTAAATTCAGTTTCTTTACTAGATTGCAGAGGCAGTTGGAGCGGCAGTTTTATCCCAAATTCGTCTCCAGGCTAGAAAGAGAGAACACgatatgttacatttttagcTGTGGATTGAAGCGTATATATTAAGATATTCAAACGCATCAACTCACATTTCTAACTAATTTGAGTGACGTTGTATCTGAAACATCAAAGACTAATTCCTTCACAAGCGGCTGACCTATATTCGTAATTTGAATCGATACGATAACTTTACTCGGGTCGTGAGGGATTTGTCTCAATTCGTACATCATGgaaattactttattcttgGCTAATTCTTCGTAGGAAACATTCTGCTGTATAGAATTTGCGTTGTATTCGGAGTTCGCAATGTCGTCCTTTAGATCCGGCAATATTTCCTTCGATGGAGTGGATATTCCTGCCGTTTCCTCGTAATCCAGCGACTTGTTTTCCTTCTTGCTCTTCGACTTCTTCGATTTTCTATGTTTGGCGTTCTCTTCGTTCGACTTCTTGTGTTTGTCTTGGCTCTTCGACTTCTTGCGTTTGCTGTCTTTCTGCGACTCACTGGACATTTCTGTGTATCCTCCAAGAGCAGGAGACTGCACTTTCTCGAGGGACGAATTAGTTTCCAACCACAAGTCGGATGATTCTGTTTGATTGTTTACTTTGTTCTCCGCGATAACTTTGACTTTTCTTTTAGATTTTCTATGTCCCTATCAaagtataatgaataaattattcacaattattttaagaatatacaaataaatcgaacaaattcaaattattaaaacgcttattagtataaaaaaaaaatattttactttttcctttttgctTCCTTTTCCTTCCATCTTCTTCGTTATATTGTTTTCGATTACTCTATGTTCCAAGACAGGCAATCTCTCGTCTTCTCGTAAAGGCAAATCTAAATCGATATTCAAAGCTCTGTGTGGATCGTTCGCATCTACTAAATCGTAATCGTCACTATCGCTTATTTCTGCTCCCGGAGGCAGTTCTCCTACGCCAGTGTTTACTATTTGCAATGGCAAACTGTCGTCCTGTTCATCCTCTTCCGATGCAGACtttttatctgaaaaacattcaatgaaaaaaatctcaaactctcaacagtaaaatatttaatataatttcacgcgttataaaacatgtacgtataatacatattaggacaattacttttacttttcttcgatttctttttcttctcatGCTTTTTATGCCTTTTATGGGCGCTATCTATATCTTGACATCTATGTACGTTAGAAATCTTTAAAGAGATTGGGATATCTAATTCCGCGACGGGAATGTTATCGAAGTCTTCATATGCATTCGATGAATTGTGATATGATGTAGAAGTCTTAAAAGAGCCTTTTAGGTAATGAGGATTATTCTCCTGCTCTAGTTTTCTCGCTTCGCGTCTCCTCTCGAGCTCTTCCAACGACGGCTCGCTTAAGTCCCGTTTGGAGTACGAATCGTTCGACTTCTCCGccttgataaaaatatcattcatATCCAAATCCTCTGAATCAGAGCTCTCTGAAGGTGGATCGTTGATCCAAGAGTCCAAATCTAAGTCTTCGGGTATTGGAACCTGAAAAACATCatgaaattacattaattcacatattaattctttttcgtaatttatataaaaaaaaagaaaaattcctACTTTTCTTTGAGCCTTTGGCGCAACTGGATTCAGTTCACCTTCAAAAGTCTCCACTAACTCTTGTGCTAGACCAGGATTCTCTTTTATACATTCAAGCAATGCCAATGCGGAGCTTGATCTCTCCTGAACTTCCAAATCGCCACTACAGACGAAAGCAGTTATTTTGTCCTTCAAGTTataaatctgcaaaataaGGGCTAATATTAGAACCaagtatttcattaatttaacgtaaatatattcaataaattaatacataagtattaaaaagttttttaatattttattaataacacacaataaataaattttataccttGTCCATGGTTTCAGTGTCTTCTTCCTTTTCGGCTTTAGCGAATGTCGTTGCAGCCAGCTTTAATATATTGTGAACGTAAACTGCTTGTATATGTCCTGGCAAACTAGAAGCTTGTGATCGCAACAGAGATTGCAATGTTGCTAAAGGGTCTTCCAAGTCACTATTAATTTAACAGATTGTcaaatttaatagattattaagtaTACTGATTAACCCTTTGCGGACGAAATGGGCTCGCAATGCacattaagaattttttacgtCCA
This genomic window from Linepithema humile isolate Giens D197 chromosome 5, Lhum_UNIL_v1.0, whole genome shotgun sequence contains:
- the g gene encoding AP-3 complex subunit delta-1 isoform X1; amino-acid sequence: MALRKVKGNFERMFDKNLTDLVRGIRNNKENEAKYIAQCIEEIKQELRQDNVAVKANAVAKLTYLQMLGYDISWAGFNIIEVMSSAKFTYKRIGYLSASQSFHADTELLMLTTNMIRKDLNSQNQYDAGLALSGLSCFISSDLARDLVHDIMTLLTSTKPYLRKKAVLMMYKVFLRFPEALRPAFPRLKEKLEDPDSGVQSAAVNVVCELARKNPKNYLSLAPVFFKLMTTSTNNWMLIKIIKLFGALTPLEPRLGKKLIEPLTNLIHSVTSISSTSAMSLLYECINTVIAVLISISSGMPNHSDSIQLCVQKLRILIEDSDQNLKYLGLLAMSKILKTHPKSVQAHKDLIMQCLDDKDESIRLRALDLLYGMVSKKNLMEIVKKLMVHMDKAEGTTYRDELLSKIIQICSQNNYQFITYFEWYISVLVELTRMEGTKHGPLVATQLLDVAIRVQAIRKYAVQQCALLLENSYLLTGQPRATMSEVLYAAAWICGEFSSDLEDPLATLQSLLRSQASSLPGHIQAVYVHNILKLAATTFAKAEKEEDTETMDKIYNLKDKITAFVCSGDLEVQERSSSALALLECIKENPGLAQELVETFEGELNPVAPKAQRKVPIPEDLDLDSWINDPPSESSDSEDLDMNDIFIKAEKSNDSYSKRDLSEPSLEELERRREARKLEQENNPHYLKGSFKTSTSYHNSSNAYEDFDNIPVAELDIPISLKISNVHRCQDIDSAHKRHKKHEKKKKSKKSKNKKSASEEDEQDDSLPLQIVNTGVGELPPGAEISDSDDYDLVDANDPHRALNIDLDLPLREDERLPVLEHRVIENNITKKMEGKGSKKEKGHRKSKRKVKVIAENKVNNQTESSDLWLETNSSLEKVQSPALGGYTEMSSESQKDSKRKKSKSQDKHKKSNEENAKHRKSKKSKSKKENKSLDYEETAGISTPSKEILPDLKDDIANSEYNANSIQQNVSYEELAKNKVISMMYELRQIPHDPSKVIVSIQITNIGQPLVKELVFDVSDTTSLKLVRNPGDEFGIKLPLQLPLQSSKETEFTILVSDVTFAQRLRGTLTYMFEGKEGTQQEKLDFTVHLSCSKFMVGHLSHKDILTELLKSGQLVSKIRKEIMPSQDFDAVLRVICRKCNLTLVEQIDDTASLYGHSLKGHHVCLLLKYNRATGNLVIEGKGDNNSLLSGIGEEISRILT
- the g gene encoding AP-3 complex subunit delta-1 isoform X2; amino-acid sequence: MALRKVKGNFERMFDKNLTDLVRGIRNNKENEAKYIAQCIEEIKQELRQDNVAVKANAVAKLTYLQMLGYDISWAGFNIIEVMSSAKFTYKRIGYLSASQSFHADTELLMLTTNMIRKDLNSQNQYDAGLALSGLSCFISSDLARDLVHDIMTLLTSTKPYLRKKAVLMMYKVFLRFPEALRPAFPRLKEKLEDPDSGVQSAAVNVVCELARKNPKNYLSLAPVFFKLMTTSTNNWMLIKIIKLFGALTPLEPRLGKKLIEPLTNLIHSTSAMSLLYECINTVIAVLISISSGMPNHSDSIQLCVQKLRILIEDSDQNLKYLGLLAMSKILKTHPKSVQAHKDLIMQCLDDKDESIRLRALDLLYGMVSKKNLMEIVKKLMVHMDKAEGTTYRDELLSKIIQICSQNNYQFITYFEWYISVLVELTRMEGTKHGPLVATQLLDVAIRVQAIRKYAVQQCALLLENSYLLTGQPRATMSEVLYAAAWICGEFSSDLEDPLATLQSLLRSQASSLPGHIQAVYVHNILKLAATTFAKAEKEEDTETMDKIYNLKDKITAFVCSGDLEVQERSSSALALLECIKENPGLAQELVETFEGELNPVAPKAQRKVPIPEDLDLDSWINDPPSESSDSEDLDMNDIFIKAEKSNDSYSKRDLSEPSLEELERRREARKLEQENNPHYLKGSFKTSTSYHNSSNAYEDFDNIPVAELDIPISLKISNVHRCQDIDSAHKRHKKHEKKKKSKKSKNKKSASEEDEQDDSLPLQIVNTGVGELPPGAEISDSDDYDLVDANDPHRALNIDLDLPLREDERLPVLEHRVIENNITKKMEGKGSKKEKGHRKSKRKVKVIAENKVNNQTESSDLWLETNSSLEKVQSPALGGYTEMSSESQKDSKRKKSKSQDKHKKSNEENAKHRKSKKSKSKKENKSLDYEETAGISTPSKEILPDLKDDIANSEYNANSIQQNVSYEELAKNKVISMMYELRQIPHDPSKVIVSIQITNIGQPLVKELVFDVSDTTSLKLVRNPGDEFGIKLPLQLPLQSSKETEFTILVSDVTFAQRLRGTLTYMFEGKEGTQQEKLDFTVHLSCSKFMVGHLSHKDILTELLKSGQLVSKIRKEIMPSQDFDAVLRVICRKCNLTLVEQIDDTASLYGHSLKGHHVCLLLKYNRATGNLVIEGKGDNNSLLSGIGEEISRILT